The DNA region CAGGCAGAGGAGGAGGCCGTTCCACACGTGCTCGGGATCCTCGCCGCGTCGGCGCGCCTCGCGTGTGGCGATGTAGGCGGCAGCGAGAATCCCCGTTACGATGAGCAGCCCGTACCAGCGAACGGCAAAGGGGCCAACCTGAAAAGCAATTGGATTCATGAGAAGTCCTCCTGCGTAGAGTCGCACTGCGGTTCCCGATGTTGCGCCTCCCTACAGCGTGCCCATCCAGGCGGCATTCGGGGTGGCGTGCCACTTGAATTATAGCACAACATGGGCTACAATTCCAATCAGCGTTGTGCGCGAAGTACCGTACCTCTGCAGCGGGAAACCGCATCATCCCTATACGGATAGGAGGGCAAGGCCGATGAGCGAAATGGACTGGCAGAGCATCCTGTTCACATGGGGTAGCAAGGCCGGCAAGATCGCGCTGATACTGGTGCTGGGCTACGTGGGAGTGCGCCTGGTGCGGGTGTTGGCTTTGGCGCTGGCGCGCGCGCTGGACGATAAAGGCGCGGTGCGGCTGGAGACGCGGAAACAACACAGGGAAACGATCATTCGCACCGTAAACCGCCTGGGCACTGGCGTCATCCTTGTCATCGTCTTGCTGACCATCCTCACCGAACTGGGCATCAACGTGGCTCCGCTCCTGGCGAGCGCGGGCGTGGTGGGCGTCGCCGTCGGGCTTGGCACACAGAGCCTCATCAAGGATGTCCTGGCCGGGCTGTTCATCCTGCTGGAAGACCAGTTTGGCATCGGCGACCTCGTAACCATCGCCGGCGTTACGGGCACGGTGGAGGAGATGTCGCTGCGGCGCACGGCCGTGCGCGGCTTCAACGGCACGCTCCACGTCGTCCCCAACAGCGAGATCAAGATCGTCTCCAACGCCAGCAAGGACTGGGCGCGGGTCATCGTGGACGTGGACGTGGCCTACGAGACCGACCTGGGACACGCCATGAGCATCCTGGCGCGGGTGGGCGAAACCCTGGCGTCGGCACCGGAGTTCCAGGCGGACGTGCTGGAGCCGCCACAGGTGCTGGGAGTCACGGCGCTGGCCGAATCGGGCATTACGCTGCGCATCGTGATGAAGGTCAGGGCAGGGGCACAATGGGCCATCTCCAGGGATTTGCAGAGGCGAATCAAGGAGGACTTTGACCGCGAGGGCATTGAAATCCCGTACCCGCAACACGTCGTCCACGTGAAGCAGTAGGCGCACAGGCCAGCCCCGAGGCCATCGCGGGCAGGGCGCGCATGTCTCCCCGCACTCCATCGCGCCGCCATCACCCGATGAGCGCGCGACTTCACAGAACGACGAATATCCTGTATAATGGCTGTGAACGGAAACCCAAATCGGCACGCACGGCATCTAAAAGGATGAGGAGGACGCCATGACGATAAGCAAAGACGATGTCATTGCCATGTTGAACGAGGACATGCGGGGCGAGCACATGGCCATCGTGCAGTACCTCCTGCACGCCTATGCCATGGGCGAGGGCGAAATCCCCGCCGAGATTGAGGCCATCGCACGCGACGAGATGCGGCACTTTGACTGGCTGGCCGACGCCATCGTGGAACTGGGCGGCACGCCCACGCTGGAGCGTGCCCCCGTGAAGCGGACCGATGACCACGCAGCCAACATGCGGCTGGACGTAACTGCCGAGGACGACGCCATCGCGCTCTACGAGCAGCACATCGCCGCCATTGACGACCCCAAACTGAAGCGGCTGCTGGAACGCATCGTCAGCGACGAGAAGGCGCACCGCGAGGACTTTGTGAAGTTCGCCGATGAGGTAGCCGCCCTCGCGGCGGAAACACCGCCCGAAGCCCAGGCGGCATCCCCTGACCCTGTCGCGCTGGATGTGCTGGACAAGGGCGTTCGTCACGAGTACACGGTCATCCTGCAGTACCTGTGGCATTCCTTCGTTACGCCCCACTGCGACATTTCCCGCGAGTTGGAGATGCAGGCCATCAACGAGATGCAGCACCTGGGCTGGCTTGCCGAGGAGATGGCGGGGATGGGCGGTTCCGTGGAGATTGAGCGCACGGCGGTGAACCAGAGCACCGACACCGCCGCCATGCTCGCCGCCGACATCCGCGCCGAGCGCGAGGTAACCGAGGTATACTCGGAGCAACTGAACAAAATCGCGGACGAGGGGCTGAAGGCCCTCATCGCCCGCATCCGCGACCACGAAGTGTATCACGATGCCGTGTTCTCGGACCTGCTCCAGTCGCTGCAGAAGGCGGGTGAGAAGGCCCCTTCTCCGACGAAGGGATTTACCGTCGGTAGTCTGAAAGAATAGACAGCACACAAAGGAGGATACCATGTCAGATCTGTTGATGCGAGAAGACGCGCCCCTGACCAGCGAAGAGTGGCAAAAACTAGACAACCTGGTGGTGGAAGTGGCGCGCAAGACCCTGGCTGGGCGGCGCTTCCTGCACCTGTTCGGCCCCCTGGGCGCGGGCGTCCAGGTCGTGCCCGTGGATAGGCTGGGCGGCGTAACCGGCGCTGCCGTCGGGTTTGAGGGCGAGGAAGGCGCGGAGGCGGTGGAACTGGCCGAGCGCGAGTACATCCCGCTGACCACCATCTCCAAGGATTTCGTCCTGCGCTGGGATGATGTGGCCCTGGCGCGCCAGCACGGCGGCGAGGTGGACTTCAGCCCGGCGGCGGCAGCGGCGTTCACCGTGGCCCGCGCCGAGGACGCGCTCCTGTTCCACGGCCAGGCCCGGGAGCCCGGTCTCCTGAAGATCAAGGGGCGCACCACCGTCCCGCTGGGCGAATGGGAGACAACCCCCGGCGCGGCGCTGGAAACCGTCCTTGCGGCCTGGAATAAACTCACCGCAGCCGGGTTCACCGGCGAGTTCGCGCTGGTGCTCAGCACCGACCTGTTCGCCAAACTCCACCGCGTCAACGGCGGAACCGGCGTCCTGGAAATCGCGCAGATTCGCGAACTCGTGAAGACCATCGTCCCGACCCCCGCGCTCAAGAGCCGGCAGGGGTTCCTGGTGGCCACCGGTCCCGAGAACCTGGACCTCGCCATCGGCCAGGACATCATCACGGCGTACCTGGGCCCGGACGGGATGGACCACGTCTTTCGCGTCTTTGAGAGCCTGGCGCTCCGGGTCAAGCGGCCTGGCGCCATCTGCACGTTTGAGTAATGCCAACCGACAGCAAGCGAATGCCCGTTGGGTGAGCAACGTCTGTTGCCCACCCGACGGGCGCGGCAACTCCATCGCGCCACGCCTCGGTTCGGGTCGCGTATGACCCACGTCATATACCCAGACCACGCCGTTTGGTAAAATAGGACTTGTAAAGGTATAATTTTCACAGAACCGTTGACCCGCAACGGACAGGAGGGGAACATGAGTCCAAGACCTCGTCTAGACGATTTGCACCTGGGGATAGGCAAGCGCGCCCGGCTGTACCGCCTGTTGTACGAGCACGGCCCGGGCAACGGCACCATGCTCCTGCTCCCCATTGACCAGGGGCTGGAACACGGGCCGATAGACTTTTTCGCCAATCCCGAGGCGCTCAACCCCGAATACCAGGCCCGGCTGGCCCTGGAAGGCGGCTATTCGGGCATCGTGT from Chloroflexota bacterium includes:
- a CDS encoding ferritin-like domain-containing protein yields the protein MTISKDDVIAMLNEDMRGEHMAIVQYLLHAYAMGEGEIPAEIEAIARDEMRHFDWLADAIVELGGTPTLERAPVKRTDDHAANMRLDVTAEDDAIALYEQHIAAIDDPKLKRLLERIVSDEKAHREDFVKFADEVAALAAETPPEAQAASPDPVALDVLDKGVRHEYTVILQYLWHSFVTPHCDISRELEMQAINEMQHLGWLAEEMAGMGGSVEIERTAVNQSTDTAAMLAADIRAEREVTEVYSEQLNKIADEGLKALIARIRDHEVYHDAVFSDLLQSLQKAGEKAPSPTKGFTVGSLKE
- a CDS encoding mechanosensitive ion channel family protein, coding for MSEMDWQSILFTWGSKAGKIALILVLGYVGVRLVRVLALALARALDDKGAVRLETRKQHRETIIRTVNRLGTGVILVIVLLTILTELGINVAPLLASAGVVGVAVGLGTQSLIKDVLAGLFILLEDQFGIGDLVTIAGVTGTVEEMSLRRTAVRGFNGTLHVVPNSEIKIVSNASKDWARVIVDVDVAYETDLGHAMSILARVGETLASAPEFQADVLEPPQVLGVTALAESGITLRIVMKVRAGAQWAISRDLQRRIKEDFDREGIEIPYPQHVVHVKQ
- a CDS encoding bacteriocin family protein produces the protein MSDLLMREDAPLTSEEWQKLDNLVVEVARKTLAGRRFLHLFGPLGAGVQVVPVDRLGGVTGAAVGFEGEEGAEAVELAEREYIPLTTISKDFVLRWDDVALARQHGGEVDFSPAAAAAFTVARAEDALLFHGQAREPGLLKIKGRTTVPLGEWETTPGAALETVLAAWNKLTAAGFTGEFALVLSTDLFAKLHRVNGGTGVLEIAQIRELVKTIVPTPALKSRQGFLVATGPENLDLAIGQDIITAYLGPDGMDHVFRVFESLALRVKRPGAICTFE